From the Helianthus annuus cultivar XRQ/B chromosome 17, HanXRQr2.0-SUNRISE, whole genome shotgun sequence genome, the window TTTGCACACCAATCACCACTttttacattatttaaaattgtttttttcaCCAAATCAAATTATTTATAATAAGGATATATAACTTATTATAAACAAAAATACTTTGTTAGTTATATAAAATATTGTAGAAAAGAAATAAGATAGTGTAAAAAGTACATAAATTAATGTTTTTAAATTACACACATTACGtattttttaaatgtttaaaTTTAAAGTAAATGTGGTGTATAAGTCATTAATGCACATAGTGTAAAAGTTACTATTGCACTCACAtaattataaaacaaaaaaaaattatatatataaaaacctgaGACCATTTACAATGCATTTGATGAGAGGAGCCAACATGGTATAGCCTAGTTGGTCAGGGGAGTTTTCCATAAGGTTTCTCCTCTGGGAAGGTCTCAGGTTCGACTCCTGTTGTGTACATATTGGGATTTCAAGGCTTTCAGTATGGAGTTGTGCCTGGGTAGGGTTTAAGAGCTTGTCTGTCCCTATGGGGTAGTGGGTCCTTTGACCCCTACaattgccgttcaaaaaaaaaactgatgAGCGGAGGTTGAGGTGGATGATGATTTGAAAGAGAGAGAAGGAGAAGTATTAATGGTGATGTGTTACACAAATTTGTATGTAGCATGGGGTTTGATGTGATTGGCCCCACCTATATCCGTATCAGCGGCCCTAGCGGGAATGTGGGGTTAAGGTGTGTAGAGTGGTGCCCCTCCCCTATGAGGGTGATAGTTCGACTGTTCAAGCTCAATAGTGAACCTTAATGTAGAATTAAGAGTACGCATAGAGGATCTGTGTTTGTCATTCTAAAAAAGACATCAAAAATAGATGTCTTTATGTTGTGTGACATTGTAATAATCATATAATTCGGCGACCGAGTGTTTTTatgtaaaataaaaacaatacaGAAATTTACACGAAGAGTAGTGAAACGAGTAAAAATCAATAACTTCGTTTCAACTGAAAAAGTAGTTTTGTTACGACCTAAACCTACAATCATATAAACCAATTCCTTCAACTTCAAATCACATACACCGATTACTTCAACTTCAAGTCACCATAATTAGTTTCAAAACACACATCCAAACGATGCGTCATTTCAAACCACACATCCAAACACGCCGCACAAACAGGTCAATCCCAATGCTGCATATAAAATTCACAAAAGCAGTCCATTCATAAGCCTCAAAACTAAAAAGTCAGCAATTACAATGACTTGCACAACTCACTCTATAAATCATTTTCACAACTCACTCTGTGACCAAAACAAGTCATTTTCAGCAGCAACAAAAACATGTGTCATCTTCTGTTTACCCATACATTATCTAAGGCTGATGGTAGGAATCCGTAGTGGGTTCACGTTGTGTATCGTTTGGCTGTAAAAAGACGGGAATATCCAAACTGTTTCCTTCAGTATCAGGTGCGATTTCCCTAACATAAGCTATTCTTGCTTCCGTTGCTTCTATATCATTCCATTCACCATCATTAATCGGACCGGTTTCATCTACAGATGGAGACGGTGGTGGATGAACTAAATTTATGTCTGAAACTGGAATATTCCTGGAATCACTAAGGCATGCTTTATCCACGTTCTCCTCAGATGGATGCACGTGTTTAGTCAACGGTTGAGTATCGCCATGTGAGCATGATTCTCCTCTTTCCTCCATGACTTGCTTCGTATTCTCCTCCTGCCTGAAAACATAACAAACCCGCCACATCAGCAAATAACATGAGGGTACAGTATAAGTGGCAATCTAACCCTTTTACttataaattatgttttatatctaccgggtcaaaatagtatcttcataaaaagaagaaaagagtcaactgccattttcgtccctgaggtttggccagtcttgcgactttcgtccaaaggtttgttttttcgcatctggatccaaaagttttaaaatcttgccattttcatctagctcgttaactccatccaattTTCTCCGTTGGtattccgtcttttttgttaacataaagggcaattcgatctttttccctttatgtacaagcatttagcatgatgtacaagtattcaaaagactgaattgccctttaagttaacaaaaaagacaaaaatacccgacttaacggagaaaaatggatggagttaacgagctagATGAAAacggcaaaactggccaaacttCATGGAGGAAATTGGCATTTTACTCAGCAGAAAATTATTGGAATCATATAATTCTTGTTATCATGTTTGCAAACTGATCAATCATTCATGTAAAAAGTTAGAAAACTTCGATAGGGCCAGGAACCGCACGTTTGACGAAACAAGAAGAATGCTGAAATGTGGTTAAACTGTAAACGAACCTTTGAAGTTGTAACTGTAAAATATTAATATAAGCCAAAAGCTCTTGATTTTCCTTTCTAGCAGCGGTTTCTTTCTCGGTTGCTTCCTTTATTGCAGCTTCAGTTTCTGCATCTTTTACCCTAACTTTTTCCTCAGCCCTAACAACAGCTCCTTCTAAAATAACTACACGTTCTCTAGCTTTTGCCAGCTCAGATCGCCATAAAAGTGTCTCCTGCTGTGATGAGTCTCGTTGCTTCATAAGTTGTTCTTTTTCTTTACTTAAAAGCGCCACCTTCTCTTCGATATCTCTTAGCTGTAAAACCAAAAACCAATtatagatagagagagagagagagtttaaaATACAAGACCTTATCGTGCGAAGATACATGACCAGcaatataacatgcgtaattaggcAAATAACGTGCACAATTATGtattataacgtgcgtaattatgcaataacgtgcgtgattatgcAAAGTTAATTACTATTGTGCCACCACTTTCAATTAAAGGCCTAGATTAGATAAGATGTACGGTTGAGATGCTCACGTACGAATCACACGAAAAGATGGTCTTCTTGTacacagtggcggacccaggattttttttttccaatggggtccattttttcggtgttcaaaattttcataacaaaacgttaaaatttttgggtcggtcctcgttcgggtcgggtcgggtcagagCGAGGTTTGAacgagatttaaaaaaaaacaggcTATACAAGAATTGAACCCACGACCTCTTGTTGTTAAAGATGGAGGTTTACCACTACACCAGTTTTCCTTTTATtttatggtgtccacctaattgtatttatggggtccgtataaaatttaatataccggatctactaattttttaaaaaacattggggtccggggacccccgACCCGTTCAAcgtgggtccgcccctgcttgTACGTTAACCGATctctatacacacacacacacacaaaccttCATGCTGTAAGACACTGCATTTTTCTCCAACTCTTTCTCTAACCGGTCAGCTTCAGAAGTTGCGATTCTCCGCTGCTCATCCATTGTATGAGCTGCAGATGCAGCACTTTCTGCCGCTTCAGCTGTCTCCGTCAGCTTCTCTGCTATCTCTTTTATTGTTGAGTCCCTAACACGAAGATCTCTAGCTAAGTTTTGCAGCTCTTCATCTTTTACTCTTAGAGTCtcctaaaataataataaaatatttaatcATATTGCTTTTTTGCCTAATTATATTTTTTACAGACCTTCATGATTGTCAAATCATCCAATGGGGCATCAAGTGGTTTGTTCATCACTGATCCCAAAGCATTTCGCCTTGAAATCTGCATTGCAGCCTCAATTTCTTTAGAAGATTCCAGAGCAGTTGAATTTGCAGCAGTAACAACAGCGGAAACCGTCCCTAAACTTGCGCTACTATTTCCAGCTAACGAGTTTACCGCCTCTTTATGAGCCCTTAATACCAGCTGTGTTGCACTGTTGTTTGTGCAGAGGAAAGAAACATACATCAGTAACCTAAATACTCATAATGAGAACTTTGAACGTATAGATACTTCAAAAGAAaccagatttaaaaaaaaaaaaaaaaaaaaaaaaaaaaaaaaaaaaaaaaaactgattctAAAAATGCAAAAAAGCATCGTATAACTCACTGCAAAGTCGCCACCCAAGCTCTAGCTGCACCTGGAGTTTCTGCACATAAGAAATATTCTTTTTTCTGTGGTGTTGCAATATCTAATAATCAAGTTACGGGTATACATGCGGGAATTTCTCCGATACTTAAGacattataaaaaaaaagaaattaaatgACGTGTAAATCCAAAATGAAAAAGTGGTGGATACAAATAATACAGTTGTCATACTTCGGTAGTCCACTGAAAATAAAAGAGAAAtaacaaatatataatttaataaaaaaaaatatccgGTGTCCAACATATTATAGTGTCGAGCAGTGATCTTACTGGAAGTTATACGGTGATGTCATGATTGTGCTATTTGAATCAAACAAGATTGTTCCTTTAATATTCGGATCGTTTCTTCTGATCCTGCCGACATTAATTATCTTGATAAACAAACGCACTCGAATAATGCCAACTGTTTTAATGAAAAATAGTAACCGATGCACGACATCTTACTTGTATTCCATTTTTCCCGTTGTCGGGTCTAGGATTACCCATCTCTCGTTCCATTTCCTCAGCTATTACAATATAACAATCAAAGCTAGAGGTCAAAATTAACAGCTAAATAACAATCTGTTATCATGAGTTCAAGACATCATCCATTTTTAATCCGTCAAGACGTCAATTAGTTCGTTTTTCTAGGTTATTACTGTTCTCAAACTAGTATTAGGGTTTCATTTCTCTGTTAGTAAAGTTATAATCCACAAAGCTTTATAATTTGCATGCCATAAAAAACACAACATACAGAAAAATATTGGGTATTTGGGTGATCATCTAATTACAAATCGAATCATTTTCTTCCAAATTTCTATGTAAAATTACATTCCTGATCATGAACCAAAATCTTATAAAAATCACCCAGATTTAATACACATACATAAATGAATAAACGAATCAAACACACTCTGTAATCAAAATTAAATTAATTCCAATTTATATTAAGAAATTAGAAAGAAACAATGAAGTACCGTTTCAGATCGCTTAAGAAGAGGACCCTGCAAGAGGTTTCGACCCGACCCGGATGCCAATTGCCGTTTAATCTTATCCAGACTGGCCTCTGTAGCATTAGCCCCATCTTTATCTCTCTAATTAACCAAAATCACACCCACAAAATTCAATTCAAATCAAACAATATTAAATGCAACCCTAAAACGAGTGTATGGAAAGAATCTGACCACAGATGAAGCCCCATTGGTAGCCATAGCAGAAGACTTGTTGAACAAAGTGAGAGTTGGTGTGTTGTTGGAGATGAAGATTCAGAAATGAAGGGTGATTGTTGTGGGGTTTTTGAAGGGTGTGTGTTTGGTTTTATGAGTTAGTGGTTGAGTTATGTTTGGTTGTTGGGTTGAAGGGTATGCGTTGCGTGGTGGATACGGTGTTTAATGACGGTGGTGATCGGGAAAGGTCGCATGAATCAGACTGGTGGTCACCGATGTCTAGATTGTAACGATCTGTTTTTGGTGGTATCTTGTTTAACATGGTTTGCTTTTTGTCACAAAAACACTTTATTTGTAATTTAAATAACCTTAACTTGGTTGATATCATCTCTAATTTTTTATTTGCATTAGATCACTCttaacttttaacttatttttctcGGGTACTCTCAAATTAACTAAATCCTATTTCAGTTAGTTTTTTGCTAATGTGACACTTTGTTTGGTGACATGACAGCTGGTATGACAATTTTTTATGACGAGACGGCGACGTGACGACTGACATAGTATTTTTTATGATGTAGCTGCTCACATGACATTTTTTATGATGTGGTATCTGACATCAGCTAACTGGGTTAGGCTTCAGTTAGTTTGAGAATGTCAGATAAAAATATGTTGAAATTTAAGAATGATATGGTACAAATCAAAAATTAAAAGTGATATTGACCAATTGATGAAAGTTTTGGTTATTTAAATCTAATatctttttaataaaataaaacttaGAATGGTAGCTAATACATTTACTAATTTAATCGTAAATGATTCCTAAATCTATACATTTTGGCAcactttttcattttatattagTATCTCTAGGATACAAACCTATGTTTTAAATTATAGTTGATCCCTCAAATTAACTAGATTTGGAGTAAACTTGAAACGACTCGTTTATTAAATAGGTTAATTCAAACATAAAAGATTTAGAAAATtggtgttttttttgtttttgttcacTGTGATTATCCATTTTTCTTAAGTGAAATAAATTTGTGTTTTCAAACTTTTCACTGAGTTTTTGTTTCCAACAACTTTATTCATTATTCAGATATTTTTCGTTTTTACTTGTCATTCCAATACATCCTATCATGTTCTTTTGGTCTTAGACTACACGGTGTGGAGGGGCTTAAAGGAAGGGCGTGGAGCGACATGTGGCAACCACGTTAGTATGGTGGCGTGAAGAAAAAAACACGATGTGACAAAGTGGCATGGAAGaggtaaaaaaaagtaaaaagaaaataaacatcaaccaattaaaacaaaccTAAACTACGCCCATCGATCAAGAGCCTCACCTCAGCCACATATTTGCCCCCGTGCTGGTGGAAATCCTCAAGCCCCAAGCACAACGTCGTTCACAACACAGGGCACGGGGGGTGGTTTGTGGGCGTGGACTGACAACAACGCCGTGTTTTCACGCCCACACCGTGTGGTCTTAAGTAGAATATATAAAACTAAATTTGTTATATGAAATGAGGGAAGGATAAAGACAATTATAAGattttttttgagttaaatgtcattttagtctctgtggtttgggtcattttgccagtttagtccaaaggtttaaaacgttgccattttagtccaaatagtttcaagcgttgccattttagtccactgctccgtccattttttctgttagctagaagggtaatccgatcattttatatgatcgaattgcccttctagttaacagaattacatataaaatgaccgaaatagccttctagttaacagaataaaGGGATGGAGTTAAACCagtggaccaaaatggcaacgtttgaaactatttggactaaaatggcaacgttttaAACCTTTtgactaaactggtaaaatggtccaaaccacaagaactaaaatgacatttaactcttttttttaattGAGATAAAGTAATAGGTTGTTTAAATTATTAATATGTGATTAAGTATTACTCATATTTGCAAATTAACATTAAAATGAGTTGATATGAAACACGACACAATTATAAGTGTGTTTGAGTTAGAGTTGATGTGTTTGACACAAATAGATATATGACTTATGTTTAGGTTTATATACTCAACTTGTCAACCCGAAATCGCTCAACTCGTCAACCTAACACACCTAattgttattatattttattagaaaactcACAAAACATAATCCAACCTATACGATTACATTTTTAAGAAGCTGCAataaattttaatatttatatGGTTATAGAGTTTCATATATTGATTACCAAATAATTTATAATTATTGAGTTTACTTTGTTTTACTTCTTATATAAATTTTAAGACTAAACTTAATTCATTTAAAATACGAAGGAACAAACATTggtttgatgatgatattaacAAGTTCATCCTTTGTCAAGGTAAACTAAACCGGTAACTTTTCATATGTGACTGAATAAAATGAAAGTCAACTTCAATATGCTATGTACGCGTATGAAACACCAGATTGGATCTACGTGCCTTATTATCTATGTATTAATCCAACCGCAACCCACATCTTTTCTAATGCATGTATCAACCATCGCCTCGATATCCGTTTCTTGACATTAAATCAACCAAGCAACCGTGATTATCCGGGGATGGGTCCATTTTATAATCTAACATGATTGATCTGAATAACAAACGGCCAAGATCAACAAGACCCGCGTGACTACAAGCTGATAAAACCGCCATGAATGTGGATtgactcgggtttaagttggtagaTTTCATCTTCTTGTAAACTTCCATGGCTTTTTATGTTATAAGTGGAAAACGATACTTGCATTCTTGATATCACCACTTTTTTCCATAAGCATCTATGACTGCACTAGTGACATATttatttgtatcaaaacataatTTGAAAACTTCACCATGCACAGATTTAGCTAGATTAAGAGATGTGATACATGTTCAGAAAGCTGCTTAAAATGACATTATCCGGATATTGTCCGTCTTCTTTTAGACGACTGAAAAAACGAATGGCTGCCATTGTGTGGCCCTGATCCACCAATGCAGATATCAAAGCACCCCAACACACTATGCCCATTTTATCATCAAAAAATGCATATGAGTCGGTAAGAACTCCAAATTTAGCATAACCATGAACCAATGATCTACAAACATAATCGTTTAAAGCAAAACCGGATTTGATTATTATCCCATGGATTTGTCTACCTGCTTGAACATTTTCAGTCTTGAAACATGCTTCCACGACACAAGAGAACGTGCACTCATCTGGTTCAATGGTTGAACTTGAACCCCAAAATTTGGTGAAAAGTTTGAGGGCTGCAAGATCAGAACTCAAGTTATACCCATGGATCATCTCATTCTAGTTTATTTAATCGAGCGTGCGGTTTCTTTTGTTGGATTATAACTTTGGCATCAAATAACAATATTTGATATTTAATCCTAAGATTATTTATAAGTAGTAATTTATGTAATATAACCTAAGTTATGGCAGTTATGTATGGTTGCCTTGTTCCCCAAGGCAGCATAGGGTATAAATACCATGTAAAACTCAATCATTTGTAAGTAATGTAATTTTCTGTTTTAACAAATCTCTCCGGTAAAAACCTGCAAGTTATAATTCTGTCAATGCATTACATTTAGAAAACATGCTAATAAGACAGTTGGAGAGATTGGGGTCGTCGTGTAAACCAAGACGAAGTGCAAGATCCTACAACTGTTGACCTAGGTCAACCTTTCGAATGTCCCCACACATTTTAAACAAGATTGAGAATGTTATACGATTCGGTTTCAAGCCTGTAACCATAAAATCAGAGAATAAGGTTACAGCTTGCTCTACATCTGCAGCCTGAGAAGAAACTGATAATATGGTGTTCCATGATGCAATATCTTTGTGCTCCATCGTATGGAAAAGCTTCCAAGCATGTTCATTGGCACCAACATTGAAGTACATATTAATAAGTGAATTCGTTAATGTAACTGTTTACGAACAATCAATC encodes:
- the LOC110920604 gene encoding switch-associated protein 70, which encodes MATNGASSVRDKDGANATEASLDKIKRQLASGSGRNLLQGPLLKRSETLRKWNERWVILDPTTGKMEYKIRRNDPNIKGTILFDSNSTIMTSPYNFHGLPKYDNCIIYIATPQKKEYFLCAETPGAARAWVATLHATQLVLRAHKEAVNSLAGNSSASLGTVSAVVTAANSTALESSKEIEAAMQISRRNALGSVMNKPLDAPLDDLTIMKETLRVKDEELQNLARDLRVRDSTIKEIAEKLTETAEAAESAASAAHTMDEQRRIATSEADRLEKELEKNAVSYSMKLRDIEEKVALLSKEKEQLMKQRDSSQQETLLWRSELAKARERVVILEGAVVRAEEKVRVKDAETEAAIKEATEKETAARKENQELLAYINILQLQLQRQEENTKQVMEERGESCSHGDTQPLTKHVHPSEENVDKACLSDSRNIPVSDINLVHPPPSPSVDETGPINDGEWNDIEATEARIAYVREIAPDTEGNSLDIPVFLQPNDTQREPTTDSYHQP